Proteins encoded within one genomic window of Castellaniella sp.:
- the istA gene encoding IS21 family transposase produces the protein MIHKIKGMYDQGHGMSIRAISAELGISRNTVRKYLQMDETQISDKQAYQSRSKSLDTYRDYLAIELKRYPKLTAVKLARRLRAKVGDLAVSDRSIRRYVQDLKQQVACGQLRYYEPVLQTVPGVQCQVDPGELREVLIGGQARTVHFVVFVLSYSRLLYVGLAFKALDTAAFIELHDQAMRYFGGVPEECIYDQTKLVVIDERYRELTVNARFYEYATHARFRIHACEGYDPESKGKVEAGVKYVKTDCLYGEEFASEQALREHLAQWLEDVANARLHGTTGQIPRELFEKEERKHLRPYNPSFDLTTQSAVWQRRRADKTGLISWQSNKYSVPLAWQRAYVGVVEQDGGLVITDLESGSVIATHTLCVGRGQIAKNNHHYRDHAQRITDLEQEIATLIPSPDAQALCATLKHTSPRIYKDQLVAVCKMLRVYAKTDAGLIAALARRPSMTATQLERYLQASASAHARGRTGALWESRADGAEPLDLTVYAQVGQPGGQEVDHECA, from the coding sequence GTGATTCACAAGATAAAAGGGATGTACGATCAGGGTCACGGGATGTCGATACGGGCCATCAGCGCCGAGCTGGGGATCTCGCGCAACACGGTGCGTAAGTACCTGCAGATGGACGAGACGCAGATCAGTGACAAGCAAGCCTATCAGTCACGCAGCAAATCGCTCGATACCTACCGGGATTACCTGGCCATTGAACTGAAGCGTTATCCGAAGCTCACGGCAGTGAAGCTTGCCCGACGCCTGCGCGCGAAGGTTGGCGATTTGGCTGTATCAGATCGCAGCATCCGGCGTTATGTACAGGACCTGAAGCAACAGGTCGCCTGCGGGCAACTGCGCTATTACGAGCCGGTTTTACAGACGGTGCCTGGCGTGCAGTGCCAGGTGGACCCGGGTGAACTGCGCGAGGTGCTGATTGGCGGCCAGGCACGCACGGTGCACTTTGTAGTGTTTGTCCTGTCGTATTCACGGCTGCTGTATGTGGGGCTGGCGTTCAAGGCGCTCGATACAGCAGCCTTCATCGAACTGCATGACCAAGCGATGCGCTACTTTGGCGGGGTACCAGAGGAGTGCATCTATGATCAGACCAAGCTGGTGGTTATCGACGAGCGCTACCGCGAACTGACTGTCAACGCGCGTTTCTATGAATACGCCACCCATGCCCGGTTTCGTATCCATGCCTGCGAGGGCTATGACCCCGAGAGCAAGGGCAAGGTCGAGGCAGGCGTCAAGTACGTCAAGACGGACTGCCTATATGGCGAGGAGTTTGCCAGCGAGCAGGCGCTGCGCGAACACCTCGCCCAATGGTTGGAGGACGTAGCCAATGCCCGGCTGCATGGCACCACAGGACAGATTCCGCGTGAACTTTTTGAGAAGGAAGAGCGCAAGCATTTGCGCCCTTACAACCCATCATTTGACTTGACCACCCAGTCGGCTGTCTGGCAGCGCCGCCGGGCAGACAAGACGGGGCTGATCTCGTGGCAGTCCAACAAATATTCTGTCCCGCTGGCCTGGCAGCGGGCCTATGTGGGCGTGGTCGAGCAAGATGGTGGCCTAGTTATTACAGACCTGGAATCTGGTTCTGTGATCGCCACCCATACCCTATGCGTCGGGCGCGGACAAATCGCCAAGAACAATCACCATTACCGCGACCATGCACAACGCATCACTGACTTGGAGCAGGAGATTGCCACCCTGATTCCATCGCCGGATGCTCAGGCCCTGTGCGCGACCCTGAAGCATACATCGCCACGGATCTATAAAGACCAGTTGGTGGCTGTCTGCAAGATGCTTCGCGTATACGCGAAGACAGACGCCGGGCTGATTGCCGCACTAGCTCGTCGGCCAAGTATGACGGCCACACAGCTGGAGCGTTATCTGCAAGCCAGTGCATCGGCACATGCCCGTGGGCGCACTGGCGCATTGTGGGAGTCCAGAGCGGATGGGGCTGAGCCGCTGGATCTGACCGTCTACGCCCAGGTTGGCCAACCGGGTGGCCAGGAGGTGGACCATGAGTGCGCTTGA
- the istB gene encoding IS21-like element helper ATPase IstB, whose protein sequence is MSALEIARTQYRALRLNAIGHNLVDLVARAEAGELSYLDFAHLLAEHELAERASTRIERHRRASGLPTGKYLEGFDYRHQTTISKRQVNTLLDFSFIDNRENIIFIGPPGVGKTHLAIGIGHKAVASGYKVLFRTALDLVEDLELAEMKGELKKRINQLAKFDLLVIDELGYLPMTPQARFNLFQLVNTLYEYRSIILTTNKGFADWGAFFHHDNVAIPIIDRIIHHSNVFMLGGESYRLRQKMPE, encoded by the coding sequence ATGAGTGCGCTTGAGATAGCCCGCACCCAGTATCGTGCCCTGCGCCTGAATGCGATTGGCCACAACCTAGTGGATCTGGTCGCCCGGGCCGAGGCGGGAGAACTATCCTACCTGGACTTTGCCCACCTGCTAGCCGAGCACGAACTGGCCGAGCGTGCAAGCACACGTATTGAACGGCACCGCCGTGCATCGGGACTGCCTACCGGCAAATACCTGGAGGGGTTTGATTACCGTCACCAGACGACGATCAGCAAGCGCCAAGTCAACACATTGCTGGATTTCAGCTTCATTGACAATCGAGAGAACATCATATTCATTGGCCCTCCCGGCGTTGGCAAGACCCACCTGGCCATTGGCATTGGCCACAAGGCCGTGGCCAGTGGCTACAAGGTGTTGTTTCGCACTGCCTTGGATTTGGTCGAGGACTTGGAGTTGGCCGAGATGAAGGGGGAACTGAAAAAACGCATCAATCAGTTGGCCAAATTCGACCTGCTGGTAATCGACGAGCTGGGCTACCTACCCATGACACCGCAGGCCCGTTTCAACCTGTTCCAGTTGGTCAATACCCTGTATGAGTACCGGTCGATTATCTTGACTACTAACAAGGGGTTCGCTGACTGGGGGGCGTTCTTCCATCACGATAACGTGGCCATCCCCATCATCGACCGCATCATCCATCATTCCAACGTATTCATGCTGGGAGGAGAGAGCTACCGTTTAAGACAAAAAATGCCCGAATAG
- a CDS encoding DUF1254 domain-containing protein: protein MSSRKLLLSSLSALAVSLGSISTANANQAHYNALANLPFEHNRPTAETAKTLMDTLAFQQATQAYIWALPLINTLGMKYGSEATFGAGYSVLPIWKQRLDPKTLVTTPNSDVLYAMSYVDMSETGPIVLDAPPNLQGILLDFWQRPIPVDGGKYLGDIGLPGPDQGKGGKFLVLPPDYKGDIPDGYYVYRSSTYNIFVFLRGFYEDPNNLKPAVEHLEKTKIYPLNLAEAERKPMTFPDASGVPVNMLPRSSVEAFEQLKWLVDKEGEHLAGPDGLGILANVGLIAGVSFKPDAEKRAMLDAAAKTGYKTSRVIGLDIRGIGSDRHLAVWPDRQWINPFNNIIFADTKSPLDFSFRSKTHGFTAIEARAWYFTNYYSFSPGMLSQIPGKGAAYQITFEDGDGASLLGSTSYKLTLPPNVPAKMFWSVTLYEAENASGLATDARRFPSLGSRDKPVQNADGSTDLVAVGTPVTRCPPHRSVRAELPHTAPALGCDVKTNRGIGMLRNLPRVQQVTASDRFQPLPRHSMPLTSAPERM from the coding sequence ATGAGCTCTCGAAAACTCCTACTATCATCTTTGAGTGCGCTAGCCGTCTCGCTCGGATCCATCAGCACAGCGAATGCCAATCAAGCGCACTATAATGCGCTTGCAAATCTTCCCTTCGAGCACAATCGTCCCACAGCTGAAACGGCAAAGACTCTAATGGATACGCTCGCGTTTCAGCAGGCGACACAGGCCTATATTTGGGCGCTGCCGCTGATTAACACGCTAGGCATGAAGTATGGTTCAGAAGCAACATTTGGCGCTGGCTATAGCGTACTTCCAATCTGGAAGCAGCGACTAGACCCCAAGACATTGGTGACGACGCCGAACTCCGATGTGCTTTACGCCATGAGCTATGTCGACATGAGTGAAACCGGTCCCATCGTTCTGGATGCGCCACCTAACCTTCAGGGTATTTTGCTTGATTTCTGGCAGCGCCCTATACCCGTTGACGGTGGCAAGTACCTTGGCGACATCGGCTTACCAGGCCCCGATCAGGGCAAAGGCGGTAAGTTCCTGGTGCTGCCTCCCGATTACAAGGGTGATATACCCGATGGGTACTACGTCTATCGTTCCAGCACCTACAACATTTTTGTTTTCCTGCGCGGATTCTATGAAGACCCGAATAACCTTAAGCCAGCTGTCGAGCATCTCGAAAAGACCAAGATCTACCCGCTGAATCTGGCAGAGGCCGAGCGCAAGCCAATGACGTTCCCGGATGCTTCCGGTGTTCCCGTGAACATGCTGCCGCGTTCAAGTGTAGAGGCCTTTGAACAGCTAAAATGGCTAGTCGATAAGGAAGGCGAGCATCTGGCTGGTCCAGACGGTCTGGGTATTCTTGCCAACGTCGGGCTGATTGCCGGGGTCTCTTTCAAGCCGGATGCGGAAAAGCGCGCCATGCTTGATGCGGCTGCGAAAACTGGCTACAAGACAAGCCGGGTTATAGGTCTGGATATCCGCGGCATCGGCTCTGATCGCCATCTTGCCGTTTGGCCTGATCGTCAGTGGATCAACCCATTCAACAACATCATATTCGCTGACACCAAGTCGCCGCTTGATTTCAGCTTTCGCAGTAAGACACATGGTTTCACGGCCATAGAGGCGCGCGCCTGGTACTTCACGAACTATTACTCCTTTAGCCCCGGAATGTTGTCGCAAATACCAGGGAAAGGGGCTGCCTACCAGATTACTTTTGAGGATGGAGACGGGGCGTCGCTACTTGGTAGCACTTCCTATAAACTCACCTTGCCGCCTAATGTCCCAGCCAAGATGTTCTGGTCGGTGACACTCTACGAGGCTGAGAACGCATCGGGTCTGGCAACAGACGCGCGTCGCTTCCCATCGCTAGGTTCACGTGACAAACCTGTTCAAAACGCCGATGGGTCGACTGATCTGGTCGCGGTAGGGACACCGGTTACCCGATGCCCCCCGCACAGATCCGTACGTGCAGAATTACCGCATACGGCTCCTGCCTTGGGTTGTGACGTCAAAACGAACCGAGGGATAGGGATGCTTCGGAACTTGCCGCGGGTACAGCAGGTAACGGCGAGCGATCGTTTTCAGCCTCTCCCACGTCATTCGATGCCGCTGACTTCGGCGCCTGAGCGCATGTAG
- a CDS encoding DUF1214 domain-containing protein — protein MATREVGQNYWPLVGHFIWPLTGELMARNLQINPRYTEPYWPGTSWYDSVDFVISQETANIQQIDERITWFYEAVATSKGMVNPQPGEGQVYMTTKRDSDGNMLRADRTYKLHVPAKVPVGQFWSLTLYSENTRTTYDNGGTQQPRDASIDSRMKDLKRNQDGSIDIFIGPEAQAGQEANHLKTVAGDGWFVYFRLYAPEQPFFDKSFKLADFELVK, from the coding sequence ATGGCCACCCGGGAGGTGGGTCAAAATTATTGGCCATTAGTGGGTCATTTTATTTGGCCATTAACAGGTGAGCTGATGGCGCGTAACCTTCAGATCAATCCCCGCTATACAGAGCCTTACTGGCCAGGTACTTCCTGGTATGACAGCGTCGACTTTGTGATTTCTCAAGAAACCGCCAATATCCAGCAGATTGACGAGCGTATCACGTGGTTCTATGAGGCTGTAGCGACCAGTAAAGGCATGGTCAACCCACAACCGGGCGAAGGTCAGGTCTATATGACCACCAAGCGTGATAGCGACGGTAATATGTTGCGCGCCGACCGGACCTATAAGTTACACGTTCCGGCCAAAGTGCCTGTGGGCCAGTTCTGGTCACTGACGCTTTATAGCGAGAACACCCGCACCACCTATGACAACGGTGGCACGCAGCAGCCTCGTGACGCAAGCATCGACAGTCGTATGAAAGATCTGAAACGTAACCAGGACGGTAGTATTGACATTTTCATCGGCCCCGAAGCTCAAGCGGGTCAGGAAGCGAACCACCTAAAAACGGTTGCTGGCGACGGCTGGTTTGTCTATTTCCGTCTTTATGCACCGGAGCAGCCTTTCTTCGACAAGTCGTTCAAGCTCGCTGATTTTGAATTAGTCAAGTAA
- a CDS encoding DUF1254 domain-containing protein, producing MKLTLALRGTYILALAALLTSTVFAEPIAMADSKLYGTEKIQTPIGIINLIDTYFDNDASKRLFDEMDYQRAAQAYIWSMPLVSSAIWRDRQNKAFGVKNPTDFVVLDTVKQKSGILTPNLTTPYIFNFSTLKSGPIQIDYPAGETAGGVLDFWQRPVVDLGLTGPDKGKGATYIVVGPEDDPSKYKKDGVYVVQSATNNILVALRLLSQDADYYGKFTSEYRMGSVGKELKPSHFIKNKDVKWLATPPRDIEYWQTLSDIIQDEPVREIDKGWMAMVAPLGIVKGKSFQPDDRLKKILLNGMKMGVSMAIYFDPLLANKIDPPLSPIRAFFVLNGSSLLPA from the coding sequence ATGAAGCTCACACTAGCACTTCGAGGTACATATATATTAGCCTTAGCTGCTCTACTTACATCGACGGTTTTTGCAGAACCCATTGCCATGGCAGATTCGAAGTTGTATGGCACCGAAAAAATACAAACACCAATCGGAATAATAAATCTGATTGATACCTATTTTGACAATGACGCTTCAAAACGCCTGTTTGACGAAATGGACTACCAGCGCGCTGCGCAGGCTTATATCTGGAGCATGCCGCTGGTAAGTTCAGCCATCTGGCGCGACAGGCAAAACAAGGCATTTGGTGTTAAAAACCCCACCGACTTCGTCGTGTTGGATACGGTAAAGCAGAAAAGCGGCATACTTACGCCCAATCTGACCACGCCCTATATTTTCAACTTCAGTACTCTGAAGAGCGGCCCGATACAAATTGATTATCCAGCAGGTGAAACCGCTGGTGGCGTGCTTGATTTTTGGCAGCGCCCGGTCGTTGATCTTGGTCTTACGGGCCCAGACAAGGGCAAAGGCGCTACCTATATCGTGGTCGGCCCGGAAGATGACCCATCCAAATACAAAAAAGATGGCGTTTACGTTGTGCAAAGTGCGACCAACAACATTCTTGTTGCACTACGCCTACTTAGCCAGGATGCAGATTATTACGGAAAATTTACTTCTGAATACCGCATGGGTAGTGTCGGTAAGGAACTTAAGCCTAGTCACTTCATTAAGAATAAAGACGTAAAGTGGCTGGCAACGCCACCACGTGATATCGAATACTGGCAAACACTTTCGGACATCATCCAAGATGAACCGGTCCGCGAGATCGACAAAGGCTGGATGGCTATGGTTGCCCCACTTGGTATTGTGAAAGGCAAATCATTCCAACCCGATGACCGCCTAAAAAAGATACTTCTTAACGGCATGAAGATGGGTGTGTCAATGGCCATTTATTTTGACCCACTTTTGGCCAATAAAATTGACCCACCCCTAAGCCCTATTCGGGCATTTTTTGTCTTAAACGGTAGCTCTCTCCTCCCAGCATGA